The following are encoded in a window of Carettochelys insculpta isolate YL-2023 chromosome 30, ASM3395843v1, whole genome shotgun sequence genomic DNA:
- the LOC142003869 gene encoding phospholipase A2 inhibitor gamma subunit B-like, protein MGDLLSLCVLAALLGTGGAISCYNCTSAEAYNCTKAQATCTASVNSCITIACEEELGDEDKENVVYEKKCNSDDRLCNQFYGLTAGAYRLRWNSTCCRADRCNLPEITLQPSTGEPNGLQCRSCFTRGSDVCVPSEVVNCTGLLTRCIQFSVTATTGFEDVRVAFVGCATRSLCEVGAVALFAAQRQAVVKTNVCSQVGVAQGGLPLLGLGGVLLWVLRP, encoded by the exons GGGGAGCCATCTCCTGCTACAACTGCACGAGCGCAGAGGCCTACAACTGCACCAAGGCCCAGGCCACCTGCACAGCCAGCGTCAACAGCTGCATCACCATCGCCTGCGAGGAGGAGCTGG GGGACGAGGACAAGGAGAACGTGGTGTATGAGAAGAAATGCAACTCGGATGACCGGCTCTGCAATCAGTTCTACGGGCTGACAGCTGGCGCCTACCGCCTGCGCTGGAACAGCACGTGCTGCCGGGCTGACCGCTGCAACCTGCCAGAGATCACCT TGCAGCCCAGCACTGGCGAACCCAACGGGCTGCAGTGCCGCTCGTGTTTCACCCGCGGCTCGGACGTCTGCGTGCCCAGCGAGGTGGTGAACTGCACCGGCCTGCTCACCCGCTGCATCCAGTTCTCTGTCACTGCCACCACAG ggtTCGAGGACGTCCGCGTGGCCTTTGTGGGCTGTGCCACCCGCAGTCTGTGTGAGGTGGGCGCCGTGGCCCTGTTCGCTGCCCAGCGCCAGGCTGTGGTCAAGACCAACGTGTGCAGTCAGGTGGGGGTGGCCCAAGGGGGGCTGCCCCTCCTCGGCCTGGGGGGGGTCCTCTTGTGGGTGCTGCGCCCCTGA